The Phycisphaeraceae bacterium genome has a window encoding:
- a CDS encoding sigma-70 family RNA polymerase sigma factor, with translation MLSDACRGDREAVERLLPLVYEELHRLAEGAMRRERPDHTLQPTALANDAFLKLVGQERSDWKCRAQFFAVAATVMRRILVDHARSHGRLKRGGACGTVSLSSDHDGPAISPAADILDLDEALKKLSEIDPQKSRIVEMRHFAGMTNREIAEVLGVVERTVERGWQFARSWLLAWLKAGETRG, from the coding sequence ATGCTGTCCGATGCCTGCCGCGGCGACCGCGAGGCGGTCGAGCGCCTGCTGCCGCTCGTCTACGAGGAGTTGCATCGACTGGCCGAGGGGGCCATGCGCCGCGAGCGGCCCGACCACACCCTGCAGCCCACCGCGCTGGCCAACGATGCGTTTCTGAAACTGGTGGGCCAGGAACGCTCCGACTGGAAGTGCCGCGCCCAGTTCTTCGCGGTGGCGGCCACGGTGATGCGCCGCATCCTCGTCGATCACGCCAGGAGCCACGGGCGGCTGAAGCGGGGCGGCGCGTGCGGCACCGTTTCACTGTCGAGCGATCACGATGGACCCGCCATCAGCCCGGCGGCGGACATCCTCGACCTGGATGAAGCGCTGAAAAAACTGTCGGAAATCGACCCCCAGAAGTCGCGTATCGTGGAGATGCGCCACTTCGCGGGCATGACCAACCGCGAGATCGCGGAAGTACTCGGCGTCGTGGAACGCACGGTGGAGCGGGGGTGGCAGTTCGCCCGCTCCTGGCTTCTCGCCTGGCTGAAGGCGGGGGAGACAAGGGGATGA
- a CDS encoding citrate synthase (catalyzes the formation of citrate from acetyl-CoA and oxaloacetate), translating to MSATASPASKPSASADTRGLAGQTVGDTQICAVTQTELIYRGYEIADLAANATFEEVAFLLLVGHKPSAADLKAFNAELIAERAVDQGVLDVVGRIAKNPNVHPMAILRTGVSLLSHVDPEVEDNSPEAELRKAKRLLAKIPTIIGYGQMSRDGKTPVKPDPSLNHAANLLWCMTGVKPAELDAKVMDVSLILYAEHDFNASTFACRVIASTESDMHGAVCGGISALKGPLHGGANEMAMEMLKEIDGWISAGKGSVRDFMHHAFATKRKLMGFGHRVYKNGDHRAGILRGWGLKLTEKKPHCQKWFDIGDEVQAIMLKEKNIHPNVDFPCGMTYFTMGIPVPQYTPIFVASRITGWCAHIMEQHANNRIIRPLANYTGPGLMKWKG from the coding sequence ATGTCCGCCACCGCTTCACCCGCCTCCAAGCCGTCCGCCTCCGCCGACACCCGCGGCCTCGCCGGCCAGACCGTGGGCGACACCCAGATCTGCGCCGTCACGCAGACGGAACTGATCTACCGCGGTTACGAGATCGCCGACCTGGCCGCCAACGCCACGTTCGAGGAAGTCGCCTTCCTGCTGCTCGTGGGCCACAAACCCAGCGCGGCGGATCTGAAGGCCTTCAACGCGGAACTCATCGCCGAGCGCGCCGTGGACCAGGGCGTGCTGGACGTGGTCGGCCGCATCGCCAAAAACCCGAACGTTCACCCCATGGCCATCCTGCGTACGGGCGTGTCGCTGCTCTCCCACGTCGATCCGGAAGTCGAGGACAACAGCCCCGAGGCGGAACTCCGCAAGGCCAAGCGACTGCTGGCCAAGATTCCCACCATCATCGGGTACGGGCAGATGTCGCGCGATGGCAAGACCCCGGTGAAGCCCGACCCGTCACTCAATCACGCCGCCAACCTGCTCTGGTGCATGACGGGCGTGAAGCCCGCCGAACTGGACGCCAAGGTGATGGACGTGTCGCTCATCCTCTACGCCGAGCACGACTTCAACGCCAGCACCTTCGCCTGCCGCGTCATCGCCAGCACCGAGAGCGACATGCACGGCGCGGTGTGCGGCGGCATCAGCGCCCTCAAGGGTCCGCTGCACGGCGGGGCCAACGAGATGGCCATGGAGATGCTCAAGGAGATCGACGGCTGGATCAGCGCGGGCAAGGGAAGCGTGCGCGACTTCATGCACCACGCCTTCGCCACCAAGCGCAAACTCATGGGCTTCGGCCACCGCGTCTACAAGAACGGCGACCACCGCGCCGGCATCCTGCGCGGCTGGGGGCTGAAACTCACCGAGAAGAAGCCCCACTGCCAGAAGTGGTTCGACATCGGCGACGAGGTGCAGGCGATCATGCTCAAGGAGAAGAACATCCACCCCAACGTGGATTTCCCCTGCGGCATGACGTACTTCACCATGGGCATCCCCGTGCCGCAGTACACGCCGATCTTCGTGGCCAGCCGCATCACCGGCTGGTGCGCCCACATCATGGAGCAGCACGCCAACAACCGCATCATCCGCCCGCTGGCCAACTACACGGGGCCGGGACTGATGAAGTGGAAGGGGTAA
- a CDS encoding serine/threonine protein kinase, whose amino-acid sequence MEGATQSDRWERVQELFHAACERAPRDRGEYLDGACGSDPALRAEVEALLATHDSTSDGLLDAPLVDVAVKSRLASGPPTLVGRRIGHYLVRSVIASGGMGTVYSAEQDSPRRTVALKVMRQSALSRSALRRFRDEAEILARLRHPNIAQVYEAGVHDDGAGGLPYFVMEFIPDARTLTEYARTAELNTRARLDLFARVCDAVHHGHQKGIIHRDLKPGNILVDGEGAPKVIDFGVARSTDADVTVTTQRTDMGQLIGTMQYMSPEQCDGDAREIDTRSDVYALGVVLYELLSERLPYNAGSTTIVQAVMTIRETTPPPLSTLRREFRGDIETIVSRAMAKDRAKRYQSAAELAADIRRHLRGEPIEARRPGRWARAVRWVARRPLRSAAALAMVIVGSSVGLSYGTVWWLNGRAALVVAVPSQQVIRVVSVTGKVIHQLDIHSPYGRMDWNTGTIRSSESGGRGNLAFVCGDEGFAAVEHDESLLIYDLHGSWTNPSAARQVRDDEIPKFPFPNQRPMDEVKGSNFTLRCAMAVDVFPDEENPGTEILAVHLEGKEGVVVLRLYDLDLNVLWEAWHWGHINHGVVWDAERRCLYLAGLNVECFSIERGVSGLVRHPPVVFAIEPKLGEPMGQWIRTPDIHGTILPRWYRTIGPVELWSQIEDIRVIERNRDDPSAIAARVLLDLDNHIQGKLVRLGSLSLALGAQGAKVDATIANNQYIESQQRLAAPSSEVFELVDLPPIQKWNDDRPGPKYPSAPPYSPDRWE is encoded by the coding sequence ATGGAGGGCGCGACTCAATCCGATCGCTGGGAACGGGTGCAGGAGTTGTTCCACGCCGCCTGTGAGCGCGCGCCGCGCGATCGGGGCGAGTATCTCGATGGGGCCTGCGGCTCGGACCCGGCGCTGCGCGCCGAGGTGGAGGCGCTGCTCGCCACGCACGACTCGACCTCCGACGGGTTGCTGGATGCGCCGCTCGTGGATGTCGCCGTCAAGAGTCGCCTGGCATCGGGGCCGCCGACGCTCGTCGGCCGCCGCATCGGCCACTACCTCGTCCGCTCCGTCATCGCCTCGGGCGGCATGGGCACCGTGTACTCCGCCGAGCAGGACAGCCCCCGCCGCACCGTGGCGCTGAAGGTGATGCGGCAGTCGGCCCTGAGCCGCTCCGCCCTGCGGCGGTTCCGCGACGAGGCGGAGATCCTCGCGCGGCTGCGCCATCCCAACATCGCGCAGGTGTATGAGGCGGGCGTGCATGATGACGGCGCGGGCGGGCTGCCCTACTTCGTCATGGAGTTCATCCCAGACGCCCGCACCTTGACGGAGTACGCCCGGACCGCCGAGTTGAACACGCGGGCGCGGCTGGACCTGTTCGCCAGAGTGTGCGATGCGGTGCATCACGGGCACCAGAAGGGCATCATCCACCGCGACCTCAAGCCGGGCAACATCCTCGTGGATGGAGAGGGCGCCCCCAAGGTGATCGACTTCGGCGTGGCTCGGTCCACTGACGCCGACGTCACCGTGACCACGCAGCGCACCGACATGGGGCAGTTGATCGGCACCATGCAGTACATGAGCCCGGAGCAGTGCGACGGCGACGCCCGCGAGATCGACACGCGCAGCGACGTGTACGCCCTGGGCGTGGTGCTGTACGAACTGCTGTCAGAGCGGCTGCCCTACAACGCGGGCAGCACGACCATCGTTCAGGCGGTGATGACCATTCGCGAGACGACGCCGCCCCCCCTTTCGACGCTGCGGCGCGAGTTCCGGGGCGACATCGAGACCATCGTGTCGAGAGCGATGGCGAAGGACCGGGCCAAGCGATACCAGTCGGCGGCGGAACTGGCGGCGGACATCCGTCGTCACCTGCGGGGCGAGCCGATCGAGGCCCGCCGCCCGGGTCGCTGGGCTCGGGCGGTCCGCTGGGTGGCCCGCCGGCCGCTGCGCTCGGCGGCGGCGCTGGCGATGGTGATCGTGGGGTCGAGCGTGGGGCTGTCGTACGGAACGGTGTGGTGGTTGAACGGGAGGGCCGCACTGGTCGTTGCTGTGCCGTCACAGCAAGTCATTCGAGTTGTCAGCGTGACGGGCAAAGTGATTCACCAGCTCGACATTCACTCGCCATATGGCCGCATGGACTGGAACACCGGCACGATTCGTTCATCAGAGAGCGGCGGCAGAGGCAATCTGGCGTTCGTTTGCGGCGATGAGGGTTTCGCAGCGGTGGAGCACGACGAGTCGTTGCTGATCTACGACCTTCATGGTTCGTGGACGAATCCGAGTGCGGCCCGTCAGGTCCGGGATGACGAGATTCCCAAGTTCCCGTTCCCCAATCAACGGCCAATGGATGAGGTGAAGGGAAGCAATTTCACGCTTCGATGCGCCATGGCGGTCGATGTCTTTCCGGACGAAGAGAACCCCGGCACGGAGATTCTCGCCGTTCACCTGGAGGGCAAGGAAGGCGTAGTTGTACTTCGGCTGTACGACCTCGACCTGAATGTGCTCTGGGAAGCATGGCACTGGGGCCACATCAACCACGGCGTGGTGTGGGACGCGGAGCGACGCTGCCTCTATCTTGCCGGCCTCAACGTCGAGTGTTTCTCGATCGAGCGCGGCGTCAGCGGCTTGGTCCGACATCCGCCCGTCGTCTTCGCGATCGAACCCAAATTGGGTGAGCCGATGGGGCAATGGATTCGGACACCAGACATCCATGGAACGATCTTGCCGCGGTGGTATCGAACCATCGGACCCGTCGAACTCTGGAGCCAGATCGAGGACATTCGAGTTATTGAGCGGAATCGAGATGATCCAAGCGCGATTGCGGCGCGTGTCCTCTTGGACCTCGATAACCACATTCAAGGAAAACTTGTTCGACTCGGGTCATTGAGTCTGGCGTTGGGCGCCCAAGGCGCCAAGGTCGATGCGACCATCGCGAACAACCAGTATATCGAGTCGCAGCAGCGTCTTGCCGCTCCGAGTTCCGAGGTCTTTGAGCTGGTTGATCTGCCGCCTATCCAGAAGTGGAACGATGACCGTCCGGGACCGAAGTACCCATCGGCACCGCCCTACTCACCCGATCGTTGGGAGTGA